Below is a genomic region from Methanobrevibacter ruminantium.
ATATGTTGGAATGCAACCTATAGTTGTTCATGGAGGAGGCCCTGAAATTACCCGATCCATGAAGAAATTAGGAAAGGAACCTAAATTCATCAAGGGATTAAGGGTAACTGATGAGGAAACCATGAGCATTGTAAAAATGGTTCTTGTAGGTAACATCAATACAGATATCGTATCTCAAATCTGCTTGCATGACGGTAAAGGTGCTGGATTGTCTGGTAAGGACAATAAGCTTATTGAAGCATGCAAAAAGATTCATAAGATAAAGGATGAGGAAACCGGTGAGATTGAAGAGATTGATTTAGGTTTGGTTGGTGAAATCAAAAGAATCAATCCTGAAATTCTTGAAATGTACACTGAAAACGATTTCATTCCAGTTGTTTCCCCTATTGGAATTGCAGAAGACGGCACTACATTGAACCTTAATGCAGACACTGTAGCTGGTGCAATAGCTGGTGAAATGGATGCAGAAAAGCTAATCATTTTAACGGATGTTCCAGGTGTATTGAGAGATCCAGAAGATCCTTCAACATTGATTCAAAGAATCCATGTGGATGAGATTCCTGCTCTTATTGAAGAGGGAATCATCTCTGGAGGTATGATTCCTAAGATTGAAACCTGTATTGATGCACTAAACAATGGAGTCAAATCAGCACATATCTTGGATGGAAGAATCAAACATACCTTGCTTCTTGAAATCTTTACAAAAGAAGGTATTGGAACTATGATTTACAAGTAAATGATTCCATTTGCTTTTTCTTAATTTTTTTTACTTTTTTTATTTTTTTCATTTCATTTAATTTTATTCATGATTGGACTGAATTTCATCTTTAAGGGGTGATTTGATGGATAGCAATAAAGTTTTAATTATATGTTTAACAGTAATAGTCGTTTTAGGCATTTTTCTTGGAGCATTTTACATCATGAACTCCAACAATTCAAAAGACATGTCTGATAATGGTGATTTGAACTTGTCTGATGTAAGCGAAGACAACAGTTCTGAGATAAAAAAGGCATACATGGATTCTGATTCAAAACCAGCTAAGCATTACGATGATTGGCAAAAGGATTATGAAACCGGATTGTATGATGAGTATGGAGACCCTATTTACCGTTCCGTATTTTCCACATCTGGCGGTCAGTATGATCCTGGAATATATGAGGCTTACTGGTCTTCAAATGGACCTATCAATGAAACAAGGATAGGTTAATCCTTAAAATTCTTTTTTATTTTTTATTACTTTTTTATTTCTATTTTTCTCTTCTTTCTTTATTCTTTTAGTGTATTTTTGTTCATTTTTTTATCATATTTTTTCATTTTTTATCCTATTTATTATTTATATAATAAAAAATATACTATTAATATAATAAATCTTTGGAGAATAAAAATGCATAAAACTCATTATAAACTTCTTGTTTGTTTGATGATTTTCCTTTGTTTAATTGTCATTCCAATATCATTTGCAGCAGATGCTGATGCTTTTTCAATGGATGAGTCTGTCATATACTGCAATTCATTGGATTCTTTTGATGATGAGATTTCATTAGAATCAGTTGATGTTGAGGATGAAATCTTAGATAGCAGTGCATCAAATAATGACATTCTTTCTGCAGATTATTATTTTGACAGCAATGCCTCAAAGGATGGAAATGGAACTAAAGGAAATCCATACAAATATCTAAACGGTTCCAGAATAAAAGATAATTCTGTAATTCATTTAGCTAATGGAGTTTATAGTGTAGCTTTGCCTCAGGATGTCAAGAATGTAAAGATAATCGGACAAGATGCCAGTCAGACAATCATTAGGAATATAATGAAGAAGGCATTTAATGCATATGGAACTTTCACTCTAATAAATCTCACTTTAAATGGTGCTGAAATCTATAATTACGGTAAAATAAACGCTTCAAATGTAATATTCACTAACGGAGATGGGCAATTAGGTGCAAATAACGATGCTTATGGTGGAGCTATTTATTCCAAAGGCATTTCCTATTCAGTTTATTTGAATAATTGCAATTTCCATAATAATTTAGCAAGATATGGTGGAGCTATCTATTCAAGTTCCAGTACAGTAAAAATAACAAATTGCAGATTCTTTAATAATTCTGCAAGTATTGGCGGTACCATTTATGCATATGGCAATAATCTGGAAATCACCAATTGTGAATTCATTGATAACAATGCAAGTGTTGGTGGGGCTTTAACCTTATTGAATTCCAGTGTTAAAGTAACTAATTTAACTGGAATCAACAACAATGCAAGCAATGATGGTGGTGTGATCTATCAGATGTATGGAAATCTGACTGTTTCCAAATCCACTTTCCTATCAAATAATGCTAATAATGGAGTAGGAATATCTGTAGTTGGCACTAAAACCCTTTCAATAACCAACAATACATTCATTAACAATTCTGCAATGGGATATGCTGGAGCAGTATACTATCTTTTCAACAACAAAAGCAGTTTAGACAATTTCTATGAAAACAACACTGCATCTGATTCTCTTTACTCTAATCTTTATAACACTTCAAATTTTGATTTCATAATTCAAGATAATGACTATGCAATGTATGCTTATAATTTAAGCAATGGAAGTTTGCCAAGCAGTTACAGTTCTGTATCCAAAGGTTATGTAACTTCCATTAAAAGGCAAGCGGGAGGAGGTAATTGTTGGGCTTTCGCTGCAATTGCAACCTTGGAATCATGTATTCTAAAAGCCACTGGAGCATCCCCTGATGATATTGACTTGTCAGAAGAAAACATGAAAAACATTGCTGAGCTTTATTCAATTTACGGTTGGAATGCACCAACCAATGAGGGCGGATATCCTGATATGGCTTTAGGATACCTTTTAAGCTGGTTAGGTCCAGTCAATGATTCTGTTGACAAATATAATTATGAAAGCGTTTTATCTCCTGCCTTATCAAGCATAATGCATGTTCAGAATGTATTGTATCTAAAAAGGGATAGCTATACTGACAATAATATGATTAAAAGAGCTATAATGGATTATGGAGCGGTTTTCACCCCAGTTTATACAAAATCAATCTCAATGCCATAGCACTATAGGATATTATATTTACAATAA
It encodes:
- a CDS encoding C1 family peptidase, with translation MHKTHYKLLVCLMIFLCLIVIPISFAADADAFSMDESVIYCNSLDSFDDEISLESVDVEDEILDSSASNNDILSADYYFDSNASKDGNGTKGNPYKYLNGSRIKDNSVIHLANGVYSVALPQDVKNVKIIGQDASQTIIRNIMKKAFNAYGTFTLINLTLNGAEIYNYGKINASNVIFTNGDGQLGANNDAYGGAIYSKGISYSVYLNNCNFHNNLARYGGAIYSSSSTVKITNCRFFNNSASIGGTIYAYGNNLEITNCEFIDNNASVGGALTLLNSSVKVTNLTGINNNASNDGGVIYQMYGNLTVSKSTFLSNNANNGVGISVVGTKTLSITNNTFINNSAMGYAGAVYYLFNNKSSLDNFYENNTASDSLYSNLYNTSNFDFIIQDNDYAMYAYNLSNGSLPSSYSSVSKGYVTSIKRQAGGGNCWAFAAIATLESCILKATGASPDDIDLSEENMKNIAELYSIYGWNAPTNEGGYPDMALGYLLSWLGPVNDSVDKYNYESVLSPALSSIMHVQNVLYLKRDSYTDNNMIKRAIMDYGAVFTPVYTKSISMP
- the argB gene encoding acetylglutamate kinase, whose protein sequence is MERVNILVEALPYIKQFYNKKVMIKYGGHAMVDDEAMASTARDTVLLKYVGMQPIVVHGGGPEITRSMKKLGKEPKFIKGLRVTDEETMSIVKMVLVGNINTDIVSQICLHDGKGAGLSGKDNKLIEACKKIHKIKDEETGEIEEIDLGLVGEIKRINPEILEMYTENDFIPVVSPIGIAEDGTTLNLNADTVAGAIAGEMDAEKLIILTDVPGVLRDPEDPSTLIQRIHVDEIPALIEEGIISGGMIPKIETCIDALNNGVKSAHILDGRIKHTLLLEIFTKEGIGTMIYK